AGAACCAGATCGAGACGAACATGACCGCGCCCGAGACGTCCTTGATGACCGTGCGCAGAACGCCCGGCGTCATCGAAGTTGAGCCGTGGTAGATGACGCTTGAAACGGCGAGCGTGCCGAGTGCAACGAGAAGCGGGATGATGAAGCGGCCGAATATCCCCCGGTTTTCCACGCGGGCCTCCTTCGGAGTGATGGGAAAACGTAGTCCATGGAGCGGAGTGTGTCAACCGGATTTATTCGCCGGGCGCCCCGTAGGCTCGCAAACGCCCGCGCGCCTTCAGGGGGCGACGGGCGTTGCACGGATAGCGATCGAATAATTCCAGCCGCGCCGTTAAAATTATTGACAAAAAAACGGTCGCGCAATATCAAATCACAGGCCTTGTTTTCGACAGCTTATTTCAAGAGGTGAAGGTAATAATATGCTGAGCATTGTATCGAGGGTGTTCCCGCTCCGGGATTGATCGCGGACGATGTCCTTGTCTGTCGTAGCCGTTTCGCGCCTCACGTCCAGCCAGTCCCGCCAGGGCCGTCCGGCCCCTCGTAGCGGAACATTATTCCATCTATTTTACGCGTAATAACTAACGGGTCGACCGGTTCCGGTTCGTTACGGGTACTCAATGGCGTAATGCCTTTGCCATCCGGGACGAAAAACGGAATCATTCAGACCGGACCGCTTCGCCCGTGGAAGTATAATGAAATACGAGGATACAATGTCAAGAATCGATTACAAAACGGGAAATGAGTCAGAAACCTTTATCTGTGAAAATTGCGGCGCCGGCGTGGTGCCGCCCGAATCGGGAACACGGAACAGGAACCACTGCCCCGAATGCCTGTGGAGCAGGCACGTCGATTACCGCACGGGCGACCGCCTGTCGGTGTGTGGCGGCATGATGGAGCCCATCGCAGTCTGGGCCAGAGGCGGCGGCGAGTGGGCGCTGGTGCACCGTTGTGCGAAATGCGGGATCGTCCGCGTCAACCGCATAGCGGGCGACGACAACAGCCTGCGCCTCCTCGGTCTTGCCACGGGGCCGCTCCGGCGCCTTCCGTTCAGCCTGGACGGACCCGCCGGCGCGAGCGCGTCGAAAGGAGGACGGCCATGAAGCTCGAACGACTTGGATGGAGTGACTTTTTCGAGGCGCAGTTCGCGCCGCTTAAAGGCTCGGGGCTTTTGCCCGCCAGGGTGACGGCCGAGGCCGGCCCCGTTTACATGGTGGAGACCGAGGAGGGCCCCGCGACGGCGCAGGTGTCCGGGCGCTTTCAGTACGTCGCCTGCGGCCGCGCCGATTTCCCGGCGACGGGCGACTGGGTGCTCGCGCGCGTCGAGGGTGATCTATTGATGATAGAGCGTGTGCTGGAACGTAAAAGCCGCTTTTCGCGAACAGCGGCCGGCGGCGGGAGCGACGAACAGGTGCTGGCCGCGAACGTCGACACCATGTTCGTAACGGCCTCGCTCGAGGGCGGCAGGAACTTCACGGAGCGCGGGCTCGAGCGGTATCTTGTTATGGTGGCCGACGGCGGGGCCGCGCCGGTCATCGTGCTCAACAAGTGCGACCTGTGCCCCGCGGACGAAAGGGACGACTTCTCGCGGAGGGTCGCGTCGATCGCGGGGAATGTTCCGCTCGTCATACTGAGTGCCCGTACCGGTGAGGGGCTTGATGGTCTCCGGGGGCTCCTTGTCCCCGGCAGGACCGCGGCCTTTACGGGGCCGTCGGGCGTCGGCAAATCCGCGCTCATCAACGCGCTCCTGGGGCGCGACGCCCAGCATACCGGCGAGGTGCGCGAGGACGACAGGCGGGGCAGGCACACCACGACCCGCAGGGAGCTCTTCTTTCTCGAAAACGGGGCGATGGTGATCGATACGCCGGGCCTCCGGGAGCTTCGGCCCTCGGGCGATGCGGGGTCGCTGTTGGCGGCCTTCCCGGAGATCGCCGGGGCCGCGGCCTTGTGTAAATTCCGGAACTGCGGCCACGCCGACGAACCGGGCTGCGCGGTGCTGAGCATGGTGTCGGAGGGAGCGATCGCGCACGACCGCTACCAGGCCTATATGTCGCTCGCGCGCGAGATGCGGACAACGGAGGCGCTACGCACGGAGAAGGGCCGGCGCGAGCGGAAGGCGCGGGACAGGGAGATCGCAAAGCTGGTAAAGGAGTATAACCGGATACACAGGGAGTGAGGAGGGCGGCCACCGGTAGGGGCCGGGCCGCCATGCGCGCATCGTGTCCCGCCGCCTCAGCCCTTGGGCGAATCCTCGACGGACCCGGTGACGACCCGGTTGCGCCCCTCGTTCTTCGCCCGGTACAGCATGCTGTCGGCCGATTCGATCAAATCTTTCATGGTGATTTTCATTCTGCGAACCGGCGGTATGAAGCCCGTCAGACCGAAACTCATCGTTACGGGGATGGATGTTCCCGACGCCTCCACGGGAGTGTTCTCGATTTTCGCCCTGAGGCGCTCCGCTACAATAGATCCGTCTTCGATCCGCGTTTCGGGCATGACTATGATAAACTCCTCGCCACCGTAGCGGCACACCCAGTCGATCCTGTCCCGCATGGTGTCGATGATGGCTCGGCTGATCGAGATGAGCACCAGGTCGCCGGCGTGGTGGCCGTGGGTGTCGTTGATCGCCTTGAAGTGGTCGATATCCCCCATGATAACCGACAGCGGGCGGCCGTATCGCAGCGCGCGCTCGATTTCGGTGGGAAGCTGCTCCTCCAGAAAGCGGCGGTTGAAGCATCCGGTGAGTGGATCGCGGACTGAAATCTCCTTCATCGACTCGTACGCGCACTCGAGATCAAGCGTCCGCTCTTTCACCTGCTCCTCGAGTCCCGCATTGAGCCCGGTGAGCTCGCGGGAGAGGATTTCCACCCTGGTAAACGTACCGGTCAGGCGGCGGGAGAGCACCAGCGCCTGGCATAGCACGAATATGATGGTGCCCGCGTCCACCAGGTTCACCGAATGCACGTTGTAGCTCGCGTTAAGGTTGTCGTTTATCGTCGCGACGGACAATACTGCGAAGCCCGCCAGAATTATCGCCGCGCCGTCGCGCTTTCGCTTGACCGCGATGACGTTCTCCACGATGACGGCCGCGATGATGGCGAGCGCGAAGTAGAAGAAGGCGAACACGAAGCGTGTGAACACCAGCGGCGGGCTGAACAGGACCGCGATCGAGAACGCTCCCGTTATCGCCATTACGATTACGGGCTGACGGCCGGGGGTTTCGTCGGGATACAGGGATTTAAACAGGTAAACGCCCGCGGGGACCGCGAAAAAGTAGGACAGGTACAGTACGCGGATTACCGCATCGAACGGTATGGCCGGAAGTATGCGCGTTATGATGTATTCCCCGGTGAAGAGCGGCCGCAGGGAGATGATAAGGCAGAACAGCGCCATGTAGGCGAACTGCCGGTCCTGCGGCCGCATGAGGAACAGGGCCAAGTGGTAAAGGAACATGATGAAGAGGCAGCCGAACAGGAAAACGCTCTTGATGTCAATGATCCATTTCTCGTAAGCGATCTCGTCCTGTATGCCCAGCCGTATGTGCTCCCAGGGTCCGCCGGCGCGGTAATGGAAGTTCGACACCTGCAGCACGATATCCAGCCTGTCGGCGGGCGCGCTTTCGATCTCGCTTACCTGGGGCAGGCAGCCGGGAATGGATGCGGTCGGGTCCGCGCCGACCGCGCCGGCCCGGTTCGCCATCGTTCCGTTGACGTATATGGCGAAGGCCGAGCTGACGGTGGTGGTCCGTATGGCCAGGTCATGGTGTGGCCTGTCGAGAAGGACGACGAGGCGGTAGGTGGCGTGGCCCGTTCCCGGCAGTTTCGCGCCGTTTACCGGCAGGTCTTTCCATGTGCCGGGGAGGGCGGCGTAGCCCGTGCGGGGCGGCGGCCGGTCGCCGGTGAAGCGCCGCGGAGCGTGGAGCTCGTTCCAGTAGAATTCCCAGTCGCCCGAAAGCGGGAGCGTTCCACGGCGGTCAAAGTCCCACTCCCTCAGGTCGAGCACGCCGCCGACCGCGCGGGGGTACCCGTCCGGGTTCGTCAGGCGGTCGCACCGTACGGCGGCCGGCAGGAGGAGCATGATGAGCAGGAATAACGGGACCGTTCTCATCGTGCAATTACCCCGACGATGAGGCGGTTTGTAAATCATTTTTCCCGGTGATCAGGCGTTGTGGCCACCGGTAGGGGCCGGGCACGCCCGGCCCCTACCGGCGGCCGCAGGTGGCCGGGCCGTTTAAAAATACACCACCAGGTCGTCCTGCGAGTATTTATACAGGTTCTCCTTCAGCCTTTGCGCCATGAAAGGCTTTCCGTGCGCGGGGAGGATGAACTCGACCTTCATCGAGAGCGCCTTTTCCCATGAGGCGTACGCCAGGCCGACGTTTTCATTAAAGAGCGTGAGGTACTTCGCCCCCGCCCACAGGAGGAAGCTGGAGGCCATGTCCCCGCAGAAGAGGTATGTGTCCTTATAGATCAGGGAGATGGAGTCGGATGAATGCCCCGGGGTATACAGTACGACGGCGGAGAGGCCCACCTCGGCGGGCAGAACGGTTTTCTCCCCTCGCAGGATTATATCCTGTTTACGGACCGTATAGGGCGGAAAGCTGAAGTCCCAGCTTGGGGTTATCAGCATCTTCAGCCTGAACAGCGTGTAAATGGCCCTGTTGACGATGCCCCCGCCGTTT
This genomic stretch from Spirochaetota bacterium harbors:
- a CDS encoding RNHCP domain-containing protein produces the protein MSRIDYKTGNESETFICENCGAGVVPPESGTRNRNHCPECLWSRHVDYRTGDRLSVCGGMMEPIAVWARGGGEWALVHRCAKCGIVRVNRIAGDDNSLRLLGLATGPLRRLPFSLDGPAGASASKGGRP
- the rsgA gene encoding ribosome small subunit-dependent GTPase A, with the protein product MKLERLGWSDFFEAQFAPLKGSGLLPARVTAEAGPVYMVETEEGPATAQVSGRFQYVACGRADFPATGDWVLARVEGDLLMIERVLERKSRFSRTAAGGGSDEQVLAANVDTMFVTASLEGGRNFTERGLERYLVMVADGGAAPVIVLNKCDLCPADERDDFSRRVASIAGNVPLVILSARTGEGLDGLRGLLVPGRTAAFTGPSGVGKSALINALLGRDAQHTGEVREDDRRGRHTTTRRELFFLENGAMVIDTPGLRELRPSGDAGSLLAAFPEIAGAAALCKFRNCGHADEPGCAVLSMVSEGAIAHDRYQAYMSLAREMRTTEALRTEKGRRERKARDREIAKLVKEYNRIHRE
- a CDS encoding diguanylate cyclase → MRTVPLFLLIMLLLPAAVRCDRLTNPDGYPRAVGGVLDLREWDFDRRGTLPLSGDWEFYWNELHAPRRFTGDRPPPRTGYAALPGTWKDLPVNGAKLPGTGHATYRLVVLLDRPHHDLAIRTTTVSSAFAIYVNGTMANRAGAVGADPTASIPGCLPQVSEIESAPADRLDIVLQVSNFHYRAGGPWEHIRLGIQDEIAYEKWIIDIKSVFLFGCLFIMFLYHLALFLMRPQDRQFAYMALFCLIISLRPLFTGEYIITRILPAIPFDAVIRVLYLSYFFAVPAGVYLFKSLYPDETPGRQPVIVMAITGAFSIAVLFSPPLVFTRFVFAFFYFALAIIAAVIVENVIAVKRKRDGAAIILAGFAVLSVATINDNLNASYNVHSVNLVDAGTIIFVLCQALVLSRRLTGTFTRVEILSRELTGLNAGLEEQVKERTLDLECAYESMKEISVRDPLTGCFNRRFLEEQLPTEIERALRYGRPLSVIMGDIDHFKAINDTHGHHAGDLVLISISRAIIDTMRDRIDWVCRYGGEEFIIVMPETRIEDGSIVAERLRAKIENTPVEASGTSIPVTMSFGLTGFIPPVRRMKITMKDLIESADSMLYRAKNEGRNRVVTGSVEDSPKG
- a CDS encoding MBL fold metallo-hydrolase, whose protein sequence is MKMKKRRTLIITILLAASLAVSGAVYFSDRHETVGLPDGVKVIPLEFTNVFLIPLEKGYMLIDNGYAKEYDRFLQGLKQHGVDVMDIRYVFITHHHDDHVGFLNMMTTLNPSLRVIVHETGVPLLAAGENNTKNGGGIVNRAIYTLFRLKMLITPSWDFSFPPYTVRKQDIILRGEKTVLPAEVGLSAVVLYTPGHSSDSISLIYKDTYLFCGDMASSFLLWAGAKYLTLFNENVGLAYASWEKALSMKVEFILPAHGKPFMAQRLKENLYKYSQDDLVVYF